The following are encoded in a window of Pangasianodon hypophthalmus isolate fPanHyp1 chromosome 14, fPanHyp1.pri, whole genome shotgun sequence genomic DNA:
- the fam110b gene encoding protein FAM110B, protein MPTETLPPDSKALGAGGAVASAVPLRILNKGPEYFRRAAEPNPKRLSAVERLEADKAKYVKSQEVINAKQEPVKPQVLAKRSPGVSSALKASNNNAKSDTCASTKRENLNLEILKNLLNSSSSAEGPAKSSVARSWAPESGHRSFPESLNVPAAAFQGRKSPQNLNLSRGLMENHGAESDRLPLHASQSSSDIRRLCNGKPFRSGRSSSSSSAPPLPPKPSAKALGISDNTKCPAETELEARRPSLHRSKSDLSDRLARSGADAERFFNYCGLEPDELEGFVEGFGRASSDIVSLNFRSASMISSDCGRSRHTDDNDDLSNEDEDEEERVPYGISAVERNARVIKWLYSIKQARESQKVSHV, encoded by the coding sequence ATGCCCACCGAGACGCTGCCGCCAGATAGCAAGGCGCTGGGCGCTGGTGGCGCCGTGGCATCGGCCGTACCCCTCCGAATCCTAAACAAAGGTCCCGAATATTTCAGACGAGCGGCCGAACCCAACCCAAAGCGCCTGAGTGCTGTGGAGCGACTTGAGGCTGACAAAGCCAAGTACGTCAAGAGCCAGGAAGTGATCAACGCAAAGCAGGAACCGGTGAAGCCGCAGGTGCTCGCAAAACGGAGCCCGGGGGTGAGTTCTGCTCTCAAAGCCTCCAATAATAACGCCAAGTCAGACACCTGCGCCAGCACCAAGCGTGAAAATCTCAACCTGGAGATCCTGAAGAACCTGCTCAACAGCTCGTCTTCTGCAGAAGGACCTGCTAAAAGCTCAGTGGCCAGGAGCTGGGCTCCAGAATCCGGGCATCGCTCCTTTCCCGAGTCCCTAAATGTCCCGGCTGCAGCCTTTCAGGGCCGGAAAAGCCCACAGAACCTGAACCTAAGTCGTGGACTTATGGAGAACCACGGGGCCGAGAGCGATCGTTTACCGCTCCATGCCTCTCAGAGCTCCTCGGACATCCGGCGGCTGTGTAACGGGAAGCCGTTCCGTTCGGgacgcagcagcagcagcagctcggCTCCTCCACTGCCCCCAAAACCAAGTGCAAAGGCTTTAGGAATCTCTGACAACACAAAATGTCCCGCTGAAACGGAACTAGAAGCTCGTCGGCCCTCGCTGCATCGCTCCAAATCGGACTTGAGCGACCGCTTGGCTCGGTCCGGCGCAGATGCCGAGAGGTTCTTCAACTACTGCGGCCTGGAACCTGACGAGCTCGAGGGTTTCGTCGAAGGCTTCGGACGCGCCAGCTCTGATATCGTATCACTGAACTTCCGTAGCGCCAGCATGATCAGCTCGGACTGCGGCCGCTCGCGACACACCGACGACAACGACGACCTTTCCAACGAAgacgaggatgaggaggagCGCGTCCCCTACGGGATCTCTGCTGTCGAGCGCAACGCTCGCGTCATCAAGTGGCTCTACAGCATCAAGCAGGCGCGAGAATCTCAGAAAGTCTCGCACGTTTGA